A genomic stretch from Buchnera aphidicola (Brevicoryne brassicae) includes:
- the dapB gene encoding 4-hydroxy-tetrahydrodipicolinate reductase codes for MNEKTRIAITGSIGRMGKTLIQEIKKNEHTHLTTALVKKEHKLVNEDIGEVIGIGKIGVRITDELNPKTNDFDVLIDFTRPNGTLKYLNYCNQFKKNMVIGTTGFSKEEFNIIKKHSKNIGIVVSSNFSIGINLIFELIKKTTQIIGKNSDINIIEYHHRNKIDSPSGTALAIGNVISKVMQWDLDKHSLYYNKGITGIRKKEKIGFSIVRSGDIIGKHTVMFSSHGEEIKITHTASSRISFAKGAIQSALWIHKKQKGLFDMTNVLSF; via the coding sequence ATGAATGAAAAAACTCGTATTGCAATTACTGGATCCATCGGCCGTATGGGCAAAACACTTATCCAAGAAATAAAAAAAAATGAACATACACATTTAACAACAGCATTAGTAAAAAAAGAACACAAACTTGTAAATGAAGATATTGGAGAGGTTATTGGAATAGGGAAAATAGGTGTTCGTATAACTGATGAATTAAATCCAAAAACAAATGATTTTGATGTTTTAATTGATTTTACAAGACCTAATGGCACATTAAAATATTTAAACTATTGTAATCAATTTAAAAAAAATATGGTTATTGGTACTACTGGATTTTCAAAAGAGGAATTTAATATTATAAAAAAACATTCTAAAAACATAGGTATAGTTGTTTCTTCAAATTTTAGTATAGGAATAAATTTAATATTTGAATTAATTAAAAAAACTACTCAAATTATAGGAAAAAATTCTGATATTAATATTATTGAATATCATCACAGAAATAAAATAGATTCTCCTTCAGGTACAGCATTAGCAATAGGAAATGTGATATCTAAAGTGATGCAATGGGATTTAGATAAACATTCTTTATATTATAATAAGGGAATAACTGGGATAAGAAAAAAAGAAAAAATTGGATTTTCTATTGTACGTTCAGGTGATATTATTGGTAAACATACAGTTATGTTTTCTAGTCATGGTGAAGAAATCAAAATCACTCATACTGCATCTAGTAGAATATCTTTTGCTAAAGGTGCAATACAATCAGCATTATGGATTCATAAAAAACAAAAGGGTTTATTTGATATGACAAACGTACTATCATTTTAA
- the ileS gene encoding isoleucine--tRNA ligase, translating into MNDYKKTLNLPKTTFSMKGNLVKKEPEILKNWHKNNLYKLIRKKKEGKKIFFLHDGPPYANGNIHIGHAVNKVLKDIIIKSKNISGFDAPYIPSWDCHGLPIEQKVEETISDCEKISTSKFQEKCREYAENQVQKQKKDFIRLGVIGDWENAHLTMDFKNEANIIRTLSKIIKKKYLYQDFKPVYWCLSCSSSLSEAEVEYSKKTSDSIIVAFKNQNKSIIENIFNLKKINQKEIYLPIWTTTPWTLPSSKAIAIHPDFAYQLIETEKYNLIIAKKLVKNVLNKLKIKKWIVIDSIKGKYLENVIFLHPFLKNIYLPLILGKHVTLESGTGCVHTAPDHGPDDYKVSQKYNIKISNLVDFKGNYISNIHPKLDGINIFQANSIIIKILTERNLLLHHEYLKHNYPHCWRHKNPIIYRATPQWFVKIDYQKLRDKSLEEIKKVFWIPEWGQSRIREMIKKRPDWCVSRQRKWGVPMSIFINKKTREIHPKTFLLMEKIAKKVEIEGIKAWWNIDLKEILGKEYQVYDKILDILDVWFESGNTHTSIKYKNKKYEKNSADMYLEGSDQHRGWFMSSLIISTLINEKAPYSEVLTHGFVVDGKGQKMSKSMGNTISPNNIINKLGADVLRLWVASSNYSNDISISDEILKNASDTYRRIRNTARFMLANINDFNPKKDIISKNNMVYLDKWAISHTKTVQEEIIELYKKYNFHAVIQRIMYFCSMEMGSFYLDIIKDRQYTLKENSQERRSCQTAIYYIIHALVRWIAPILSFTADEIWNHLPQNDSPYVFTEEWFDKLFHLDKNDVFNCKFWNEIIDIKNEINKFLEELIKNKTINNSLEASVTLYVLPELLTKLKILDKELKFIFLTSETKVKPYETAPINTKKSKNISFFKISLNKFKGKKCPRCWHYFNNDKNCLHNDICNRCVLNTTGNGEKRIFI; encoded by the coding sequence ATGAATGATTATAAAAAAACACTAAACTTACCTAAAACAACATTTTCTATGAAAGGTAATCTTGTAAAAAAAGAACCCGAAATTTTAAAAAATTGGCATAAAAATAATCTTTATAAATTAATTAGGAAAAAAAAAGAAGGAAAAAAAATATTTTTTTTACATGATGGTCCACCTTATGCTAATGGAAATATTCATATTGGACATGCTGTTAATAAAGTTTTAAAAGATATTATTATAAAATCTAAAAATATATCAGGATTTGATGCGCCTTATATTCCATCGTGGGATTGCCACGGATTGCCTATTGAACAAAAAGTAGAAGAAACTATTTCTGATTGTGAAAAAATATCTACTTCAAAATTTCAAGAAAAATGTAGAGAATATGCAGAAAATCAAGTTCAAAAACAAAAAAAAGATTTTATTAGACTAGGAGTTATAGGTGACTGGGAAAATGCTCATCTTACAATGGATTTTAAAAACGAAGCAAACATAATTAGAACATTATCCAAAATTATTAAAAAAAAATATTTATATCAAGATTTTAAACCTGTATATTGGTGCCTTTCATGTTCTTCATCTTTATCTGAAGCAGAAGTTGAATATTCTAAAAAAACATCAGATTCAATTATAGTCGCTTTTAAAAATCAAAATAAATCAATTATAGAAAACATATTTAATTTAAAAAAAATCAATCAAAAAGAAATATATTTACCTATTTGGACAACAACACCATGGACTCTTCCATCTAGTAAAGCTATTGCAATACATCCAGATTTTGCATATCAACTCATTGAAACTGAAAAATATAATTTAATTATTGCGAAAAAATTAGTTAAAAATGTATTAAATAAATTAAAAATAAAAAAATGGATAGTAATAGATTCTATAAAAGGAAAATATTTAGAAAATGTAATATTTTTACACCCATTTCTTAAAAATATTTATTTACCTCTTATTTTAGGAAAACATGTCACACTTGAATCAGGAACAGGATGTGTTCATACGGCACCCGATCACGGACCAGATGATTATAAAGTTAGTCAAAAATATAATATTAAAATAAGTAATTTAGTAGATTTTAAAGGTAACTATATCTCTAATATACATCCAAAACTAGATGGTATTAACATTTTTCAAGCTAATTCAATTATTATAAAAATATTAACTGAAAGAAATCTTCTATTACACCATGAATATTTAAAACATAACTATCCACATTGTTGGAGACATAAAAACCCAATTATTTATAGAGCTACTCCACAATGGTTTGTAAAAATAGATTATCAAAAACTGCGCGATAAATCTTTAGAAGAAATAAAAAAGGTATTTTGGATTCCAGAATGGGGACAATCAAGAATAAGAGAAATGATTAAAAAAAGACCTGATTGGTGCGTTTCAAGACAAAGAAAATGGGGTGTACCAATGTCAATTTTCATAAACAAAAAAACAAGAGAAATTCATCCTAAAACTTTCTTATTAATGGAAAAAATAGCAAAAAAAGTAGAAATAGAAGGAATCAAAGCATGGTGGAATATAGATTTAAAAGAAATATTAGGTAAAGAATATCAAGTTTATGATAAAATATTAGACATATTAGACGTATGGTTTGAATCTGGAAACACACATACTTCAATAAAATATAAAAATAAAAAATACGAGAAAAATAGCGCTGATATGTATTTAGAAGGATCAGATCAACATAGAGGTTGGTTTATGTCTTCGTTAATAATATCAACGTTAATTAATGAAAAAGCACCATATTCTGAAGTACTAACCCATGGATTTGTAGTAGATGGAAAAGGACAAAAAATGTCTAAGTCTATGGGTAATACTATTAGTCCTAATAATATAATAAATAAGTTAGGAGCAGATGTTTTAAGATTATGGGTAGCATCTTCTAATTATTCTAATGATATTTCAATTTCTGATGAAATTTTAAAAAATGCATCAGATACATATCGTAGAATTAGAAATACTGCACGTTTTATGTTAGCTAATATTAATGATTTTAACCCAAAAAAAGATATAATATCTAAAAATAATATGGTTTATTTAGACAAATGGGCTATAAGCCATACTAAAACAGTTCAAGAAGAAATTATTGAATTGTATAAAAAATACAACTTTCATGCAGTAATACAGCGAATAATGTATTTTTGTTCGATGGAAATGGGATCGTTTTACCTTGATATTATTAAAGATAGACAATACACTTTAAAAGAAAATAGTCAAGAAAGACGGAGTTGTCAAACAGCTATATATTATATAATTCATGCACTTGTACGATGGATAGCACCAATACTTTCTTTCACTGCTGATGAAATATGGAATCACTTACCACAAAATGATTCTCCATATGTATTTACAGAAGAATGGTTTGATAAATTATTTCATTTAGATAAAAATGATGTGTTCAACTGTAAATTTTGGAATGAAATAATTGACATTAAAAATGAAATAAATAAATTTTTAGAAGAACTAATAAAAAACAAAACTATCAATAATTCTCTTGAAGCCTCTGTGACGTTATATGTTTTACCTGAATTATTAACTAAATTAAAAATATTAGATAAAGAATTAAAATTTATATTTTTAACCTCTGAAACAAAAGTAAAACCTTATGAAACTGCACCTATAAACACAAAAAAAAGCAAAAATATTTCTTTTTTTAAAATTTCTTTAAATAAATTTAAGGGAAAAAAATGTCCACGTTGTTGGCATTATTTTAATAATGATAAAAATTGTCTACATAATGATATTTGTAATCGTTGTGTCTTAAATACAACAGGAAATGGTGAAAAACGTATCTTTATATAA
- the lspA gene encoding signal peptidase II has product MKTQCLKKRKKWIYIILIIFIVMIDIFSKYWIFNHIKINETKKIFSILNFFHIHNYGAAFSFLSDQEGWQRWFLSIISIFTILVMIRIIIKSKKIKKDKIVSYSFIIAGAIGNLIDRVFHGFVIDFIDVHINDWHFATFNIADCSIFIGILILTRLNY; this is encoded by the coding sequence ATGAAAACTCAATGTTTAAAAAAAAGAAAAAAATGGATCTATATAATTCTAATAATATTTATTGTTATGATAGATATATTTAGTAAATATTGGATATTTAATCATATAAAAATTAATGAAACAAAAAAAATTTTTTCAATATTAAATTTTTTTCATATTCACAACTATGGTGCAGCATTTAGTTTTTTATCTGATCAAGAAGGATGGCAAAGATGGTTTCTATCAATTATTAGCATTTTTACTATACTAGTGATGATAAGAATTATTATAAAATCTAAAAAAATAAAAAAAGATAAAATCGTATCTTATTCTTTTATTATTGCAGGTGCAATAGGAAATTTAATAGATAGAGTTTTTCATGGTTTTGTAATAGACTTTATTGATGTACATATTAATGATTGGCATTTTGCTACATTTAATATAGCAGATTGTAGTATTTTTATTGGAATTCTTATTTTAACACGTTTAAATTATTAA
- the ispH gene encoding 4-hydroxy-3-methylbut-2-enyl diphosphate reductase, whose translation MNIILANPRGFCAGVKRAILIVENALKIYKKIIYVKHELVHNQYVINELRQKGVVFIEKISQIPDYSVVVFSAHGVSKKIKKEAIKKNLIILNATCPLVTKVHKEVSECSKKGIETILIGHKGHPEVEGTIGQYDNQNGKIYLIESIKDVNNLTVKNAEKLSFVTQTTLSTTQTKNIISSLKNKFPKISAPNKEDICYATTNRQKAIYQLSKISDIILVVGSKNSSNSNRLVESGKEFGTCTKLINSFLDIKKTWLKNVNSVGITAGASAPEILVKQVIQYLQKLGAGKSIEMIGIKEKKIFKIPKKLFKIKTYSK comes from the coding sequence GTGAATATTATATTAGCTAATCCTAGAGGTTTTTGTGCAGGTGTGAAAAGAGCTATTTTAATAGTTGAAAATGCATTAAAAATATATAAAAAAATAATTTATGTAAAACATGAACTAGTACATAATCAATATGTAATTAATGAATTACGTCAAAAAGGAGTTGTTTTTATTGAAAAAATATCACAAATTCCAGATTATTCAGTAGTTGTGTTTTCAGCTCACGGAGTATCAAAAAAAATTAAAAAAGAAGCAATAAAAAAAAATTTAATTATTTTAAATGCTACTTGTCCATTAGTAACAAAAGTACATAAAGAAGTATCAGAATGTAGTAAAAAGGGAATAGAAACAATTCTTATTGGTCATAAAGGACACCCTGAAGTAGAAGGTACAATAGGACAATATGATAACCAAAATGGAAAAATATATCTCATTGAATCAATAAAAGATGTAAATAATTTAACTGTAAAAAACGCTGAAAAATTAAGTTTTGTCACTCAAACAACTTTATCAACTACACAAACAAAAAATATTATTTCTTCTTTAAAGAACAAGTTTCCAAAAATTTCTGCTCCAAATAAAGAAGATATATGTTATGCCACAACTAATCGTCAAAAAGCAATTTATCAATTATCTAAAATAAGTGATATAATACTTGTGGTAGGTTCAAAGAATTCTTCTAATTCTAATCGTCTTGTAGAATCAGGAAAAGAATTTGGCACTTGTACAAAACTTATTAACTCTTTTCTTGATATTAAAAAAACATGGTTAAAAAATGTTAATTCTGTAGGTATTACAGCTGGTGCTTCAGCACCAGAAATATTAGTCAAACAAGTCATTCAATATTTACAAAAACTAGGTGCTGGTAAATCAATCGAAATGATAGGTATTAAAGAAAAAAAAATTTTTAAAATTCCTAAAAAATTATTCAAAATTAAAACATATTCAAAATAA